AACTCATCACCTCCATCTCCATTCAACATCACTTTCACGTGCTTAGAAGCGGATTCAGCTATTGCTAAATTGGGCAAGGCACTGCTGTCTGCCAACGGTTGGTCAAAAGTTGAAATTGATTTTTCCAACAACGTCAATGGACTTTTATCGATTCTAATTACTTGATGTTCTAAGCCAAATTTTTGCGCTGTTTCTCTTGCTATCTTGCTTTCATTTTGGCTGGTTTGAAAAGGGTATTCAACAGTAAAAGCTTGCAAATTTTGCTCATGTTTAGAGGCTTCCAATGCAATCACTGAACTATCCCATCCGCCAGATAGAAACAGTCCTTTTTTCACATCTGCCCTTAACCTAATTTTTACAGAATTCTCAATGGCATGCTGAACTTTTAATTTTGCCTCCGCAAATGAAAGATTTTCTTTAGGCAAATATTGGTGTTCCCAATAAGAGGTTATACTGGTTTTTCCTTTCTGATATTTTAGAAAATGGGCAGGTGGAATAGCAAATACGTTTTCATAGATAGTTTCTGGTTCAGGGATGTTAGAGAAACACAAATAATGATAAATAGCATTTTCATTGATTTGAACCGCAATGTCATTGAGCTGCATCAGTTTTTTAAGACTTTTAATTTCTGAGGCAAACAGCAGTATTCCCTCATCTTGATAGTAGAACAGTGGTTTTTGTCCCATTCTATCGCGAGCCAAATAAAATAGGTCTTCTTGTGCATTGTAAAATGAAAAGGCAAACATTCCTCTTATTTCTTTAAGAGTTTTAACAATTCCTCTATTTAAAATAAGCTGAAATAAGATTTCTGTGTCTGATCTTGATGAAATATTTAGAGAATTGGCTAATTCTGGATAATTATATATGGCTCCGTTAAATGCTAGATGATTTCCCGATTTATCACTTCTGGGTTGATTTCCTTCCTCAATGCCGATTATTTTTAATCTTTGGGTACCTAGATTTAGATTTTGTGTTTTTATGGAGTGCATTGCATCAGGGCCCCGATGTTGCATAAGATTCAATGCATTTTCAAATTGGGTTTTGTCCAATGCACCCTTTTTTCTCCAAGCCCCTGCTATCCCACACATTTATTTAATTACTTTTTCCTTTTTTGATATAATCTTTCCTGAATCCACCACATTAAGGTATAGTAGACAAAAATACACCCTAGAATAGATATTAACAGAAATTCTATTGTAAATAAAAAGGTAATTTGATCAGTCGAAGTAAATAGAAAATGTAGAAGATTGAAGAAAAAAATAAACAATCCAAAGCTGATACCATAAGCAATAGAAAATTTCCAGCGACCTATTTTGCAGGTTTCTTGCCAATTGGTATAGGGATTATTTTTAGTCAAATTCATTAGTTAAAAATACGAAAGAATACTTAAAATAAAAACCATTGGTCCTTAGCAAAATCTTCTTTGTATTTGAGGTCATCGAAATAATAGTATTGTGCTGGTTTATGGGAAACGCCAGTTTCCTTTTCGTTCATTGGGACTAAAAACTTATTTCTTAGCATCCGTTTCCTGAAATTTCTTTTATCCAATTCTTGACCAACAATAGCTTCATAAAGGGTCTGCAATTGCCTTAAAGTAAACTTCTGAGGTAGCAGGGAAAATGCAATAATGGGCTCCCTTTTGATTTTCTCCCTTAACATAGCCCAACCTGTATTGGCGATTTCATTATGGTCAAAACCTAGTTTTTGCGGTTTTTCAATCGGATGCCAAAGCACCTCTTCAGCAAATGAAGAAGGTCTGTAATCGAAATCGTCAGTTTTAACTAATGAGTTATAACCAACAGTTATAACCCTCGCTTCGGGATGTTCCCTGATCGAATTAATCCATTCCACATCAACCGGATCTGAGAGTCTATCTGGAGATCCAAAAGTCTTAAATTGCTCTAAATATAAATTTTCCATTCCAGTGAGTTCAAAAAGGACTCTATTTGCAGCTACATCTAAATCTTCCCCTCTTTGGACTAAATCTCCTGGTAATGCATAAACATTTTCCCTTTCTTGCTTTCGCTTTATTAATAAAATATTGATCTTTTCATCATCAAAGCCAAAAACGACACAGTCGACCGATATATGCGGATTGTAATGGAATTCTGACATGTTTCTATTCAATTAGTATTGCAAAGATAGTAAAATAGTATTGGGTAAGTGTACTCATTACACTATCTTTGGCGGGGCGAATAATTTTTTAGATGAATAAGATGAATCGAATTGGTGTTTTTACTTCAGGTGGGGATGCCCCCGGCATGAATGCAGCTATTAGAGCTGTGGTGAGAGCAGGTATATATTACAATAAGGAGATTGTTGGGATATATCGGGGATATGAGGGCATGATTGAGGGTGATTTTGAAGAGATGGATGTGCGATCAGTAGCTAATATCTTGCAGAGAGGTGGCACAATGCTGAAATCTGCACGTTCCAAAGAATTCAGAACTCCTGAAGGTAGGAAAAAAGCGTACGATCAGCTTAAGAAACACAATATTGATGGATTGATAGGTATTGGTGGTGATGGTTCATTTACAGGAATGCATCATCTATATTTAGAGCATGGCCTTCCTTATATTTGTATCCCGGGTACGATTGATAATGATATTCCAGGAACAGACTATACAATAGGATATGATACAGCAACTAATACGGCAGTAGAGGCTATCGATAAAATAAGGGATACAGCATTGTCTCATAATCGTTTGTTTTTTATTGAGGTGATGGGTAGAGATTCAGGATATATTGCGATCAGCAGTGGGATTGCTGGTGGTGCTGTTTCCATTATAATTCCAGAAGAAGAAACATCAATTGACGAATTGGTGGAGAAATTGAATAAAGGGGGTAAGAAAAAGAAGACTTCTAGTTTAGTAATTGTGGCTGAGGGTGGAAAATCTGGTTCCGCAATGGAAATTGCAGAAAAGGTGAAAGAAAAATCTTCCTATTTTGACACAAAAGTTACTATATTAGGTCATCTGCAAAGAGGGGGGACTCCTACTTATTTTGACAGAGTATTGGCTAGTAAAATGGGTGTTGCGGCAATAGAAGGTTTGGACCAGGGAAAAACTGATGCTATGGTTGGCATTAGGCATCACGATATTATATTCAATAAATTTGATGATATTATGAATCAGCCAAAAGATATTCATAAAGATGATTTAAGAATTGCTAAAATTTTATCAATATAAGCTATGATTTTAATAGGCACAAGTGGTTCCACAAAATGTGATTGGCAGTTGGTTGATGCTCAAGATTCTTTGGTGCGGAAAAGTACCAAGGGTATAAATCCATTTTTTATGGATGATGTAGCCATTAGTGATATTGTAAAATCTCTTGGGCCTGATATACTTGATCATAGTTCCGAAATTGAAGTTGTTTATTATTTTGGTGCAGGATGTTCAAGTAAGCATTTCGCAGCCATGGTGGAAAGAGGACTTTCTATGATTTTCAATAAATCGCACCTCTATGTGAAGGAAGATATTGTAGCAGCTGCATTTGCCACCTTTAATGGCGAACCATCCATAACTGCCCTTATGGGTACAGGCTCTAATTCCTGTCATTTTGATGGGGATATAGTTCGCCAGGAAGTTAGCGGAATGGACTTCATCTTGGGTGACGAAGGTAGTAGAAGCCACTTTGGACAGCTCTTATTAAGTAAATTTTTGAAGAAGCAACTGCCTGCTGAAATATCTCGGGATTTGGAACGTGAGTTTCAATTAACAAAAGAGGATATTCTTTTAAATGTTTACATAAAACCATATGCAAACGTTTACCTTAGCACCTTTAGTCAATTCATAAAGGAAAGGATCGATAATCCATATCTACACAATCTGGTAAAGGAAAGTATTTCAGATTTTGTGAAAACATATATATGTAGCATTAAAAATTATGAAAATCTCCCCATTCATTTTGTTGGCTCTGTCCCTTATTTCTTTGAAGAAATTGTGAATGAGGTGGTAGAGGAGTATAAGTTAAAAAAGGGGATCTTTGTAGAGGAACCTATTGATTTATTGGTAAGTTATTTAATTAAAAAGCATTATAGAAAATAGTATTGCAGCCAAGTGAAAAGTTGCAGAGCAGTTCATAAATATTATTGATATGAAAGTTAGCATTGGGATCGATATAGGAGGTACGGGAACAAAATTTGGTATTGTAACTTTGGATGGGAAAGTTTTATATCAAGGAGCAATTCCAACTCAAACAGAAGCTGTTTTTACAGATTATATTCATGTTTTGTCAAATGAAATTCGAAAAGGTTTGGATCATGACAAACATGAGTTGATTGGAATTGGAGTTGGTGCTCCAAATGCTAATTACCACAAAGGAACAGTGGAACATGCTCCCAATTTACGATGGAAAGGGATTTTACCCCTTGCTAAAACCTTGGAAGATGAGTTTTCGGTGCCAGTTGTTGTAACGAATGATGCCAATGCAGCAGCAGTAGGGGAAATGATTTTTGGAGGTGCTAAAGGAATGAAAGATTTCATTGTCATAACCTTAGGTACTGGCCTGGGTGCTGGGATTGTTTGTAATGGACAATTAGTGAATGGAGCAAATGGATTTGCAGGAGAGTTAGGGCATACTACTGTTACTTATGGAAATGGAAGGTTTTGCGGATGTGGTAAAAGAGGATGTTTGGAAACATATGTTTCTGCAACAGGAATCAAAAGAACCATTTATAAATTGCTGGCTGATTATACCGAGGATAGTGCCTTAAGATCTGTTAGTTTTGACGAATTAAGTCCTGAAATGATTACTAAATATGCATTAAAAGGCGATATTATAGCCAAGCAAGCATTTGAATATACGGGAAGGATTTTAGGGACCAAATTAGCTGATACAGTAATTCATACAGACCCCGAGGCGATATTTATATTTGGAGGACTATCTCAAGCAGGGGATTTAATTTTTAATCCAGTTAAGGAGCACTTAGAGTTAAACTTAATGCCAGTTTTTAAAGGTAAGGTAAGAGTAATCTCTTCTCAGTTGCAGAATCAATCTGCCCCTATAATTGGTGCGAGTAGCTTGATTGTTGACAAACTGAAGAAAGATGAGATAGCACTAATTGAGAATAAGTAGAGATCTCTAATTGTTATTCCAATTTGCTTAAGCAATAGTTGGCGAGAGTAAAGGTCTCTTTATATTTTTGGATGTTACCTTCCTTAACATTAAAATCCAATGTATTTCGATCAATGATTTTGGGGATAATTTTTTCGTAAATTAATTCTTCAGGAAGCTCATGAACAGGTATTTCAGTTCTTGATTGCTTATCATTTTTAAATGCCTTTTCAAATTCCAATGAATTCAGCCAAAGCACACAATCCGAGACCACATTAGAATGGTTTGATTTTAGGTATGCTTTGA
This is a stretch of genomic DNA from Marivirga harenae. It encodes these proteins:
- a CDS encoding ROK family protein, which codes for MKVSIGIDIGGTGTKFGIVTLDGKVLYQGAIPTQTEAVFTDYIHVLSNEIRKGLDHDKHELIGIGVGAPNANYHKGTVEHAPNLRWKGILPLAKTLEDEFSVPVVVTNDANAAAVGEMIFGGAKGMKDFIVITLGTGLGAGIVCNGQLVNGANGFAGELGHTTVTYGNGRFCGCGKRGCLETYVSATGIKRTIYKLLADYTEDSALRSVSFDELSPEMITKYALKGDIIAKQAFEYTGRILGTKLADTVIHTDPEAIFIFGGLSQAGDLIFNPVKEHLELNLMPVFKGKVRVISSQLQNQSAPIIGASSLIVDKLKKDEIALIENK
- the pfkA gene encoding 6-phosphofructokinase, with protein sequence MNRIGVFTSGGDAPGMNAAIRAVVRAGIYYNKEIVGIYRGYEGMIEGDFEEMDVRSVANILQRGGTMLKSARSKEFRTPEGRKKAYDQLKKHNIDGLIGIGGDGSFTGMHHLYLEHGLPYICIPGTIDNDIPGTDYTIGYDTATNTAVEAIDKIRDTALSHNRLFFIEVMGRDSGYIAISSGIAGGAVSIIIPEEETSIDELVEKLNKGGKKKKTSSLVIVAEGGKSGSAMEIAEKVKEKSSYFDTKVTILGHLQRGGTPTYFDRVLASKMGVAAIEGLDQGKTDAMVGIRHHDIIFNKFDDIMNQPKDIHKDDLRIAKILSI
- the asnB gene encoding asparagine synthase (glutamine-hydrolyzing), giving the protein MCGIAGAWRKKGALDKTQFENALNLMQHRGPDAMHSIKTQNLNLGTQRLKIIGIEEGNQPRSDKSGNHLAFNGAIYNYPELANSLNISSRSDTEILFQLILNRGIVKTLKEIRGMFAFSFYNAQEDLFYLARDRMGQKPLFYYQDEGILLFASEIKSLKKLMQLNDIAVQINENAIYHYLCFSNIPEPETIYENVFAIPPAHFLKYQKGKTSITSYWEHQYLPKENLSFAEAKLKVQHAIENSVKIRLRADVKKGLFLSGGWDSSVIALEASKHEQNLQAFTVEYPFQTSQNESKIARETAQKFGLEHQVIRIDKSPLTLLEKSISTFDQPLADSSALPNLAIAESASKHVKVMLNGDGGDELFGGYRRYFTAKNISYLAFTQYLNKIIPNGERRSKLGFLKRTARITSSSDSERYLLFTTDMFQDHDIPSLWNHELETSTSNLIKSHFNKNLSDLDQLMHWDRTFNLLSGILVKMDRASMAYSIEARSPFLDHQLFELMNQFPDSFKISGFNRKHILKSIYAQQLPKSVTKATKTSFEAPLGNWIKNDFRTLIKDLLLNPQAKIYKFVNYTEIMLMMKGVKYQERNTQYMIYSLLVLEMWLQKDN
- a CDS encoding NUDIX hydrolase; amino-acid sequence: MSEFHYNPHISVDCVVFGFDDEKINILLIKRKQERENVYALPGDLVQRGEDLDVAANRVLFELTGMENLYLEQFKTFGSPDRLSDPVDVEWINSIREHPEARVITVGYNSLVKTDDFDYRPSSFAEEVLWHPIEKPQKLGFDHNEIANTGWAMLREKIKREPIIAFSLLPQKFTLRQLQTLYEAIVGQELDKRNFRKRMLRNKFLVPMNEKETGVSHKPAQYYYFDDLKYKEDFAKDQWFLF